A single region of the Veillonellales bacterium genome encodes:
- a CDS encoding phenylalanine--tRNA ligase beta subunit-related protein — MQITIHESIKLVIPKCRLGYVIVNDAVVRGTPPSLAQEFFKLQAEVAKVYNMDILKKIPRIIAVRSMYKKLDFDPSRYRPASEALVRRVLKNKGLYYMNSAVDVNNFCSIKFLLPFGIYDLDHIQGNVIYQLAPEGSYINMSGHTLSTNGKPFLSDEIGVFGNPTSDSKRTAINLSGRNLMSVIYADEEVSDDELEHMLEFTAEMLIRYNGGRIGEKKIIYA, encoded by the coding sequence ATGCAGATTACTATTCATGAAAGTATAAAGCTGGTTATCCCTAAATGCCGTTTAGGATATGTAATTGTAAATGACGCAGTGGTCCGGGGCACACCACCATCTCTGGCCCAGGAATTTTTTAAATTGCAGGCCGAAGTGGCAAAAGTATATAATATGGATATCTTAAAAAAGATTCCCCGAATTATCGCGGTGCGGAGTATGTACAAAAAGCTGGATTTTGATCCATCACGCTATCGTCCGGCTTCCGAAGCATTGGTCCGGCGAGTTTTAAAAAATAAAGGGTTGTATTATATGAATAGCGCAGTCGATGTAAATAATTTTTGTTCCATTAAATTTTTGCTGCCCTTTGGTATTTATGATCTGGATCATATTCAAGGAAATGTAATTTACCAGCTGGCACCGGAAGGTAGTTATATCAATATGTCGGGGCACACATTGTCGACGAATGGGAAGCCTTTCCTGTCAGATGAGATCGGTGTGTTCGGCAATCCTACCTCGGATTCCAAACGGACAGCGATAAACTTGTCGGGACGAAATCTGATGTCTGTGATTTATGCCGATGAAGAAGTGTCAGATGATGAACTGGAACATATGCTGGAATTTACCGCCGAAATGCTGATCCGTTACAATGGCGGCCGTATTGGGGAAAAGAAGATTATTTATGCCTAG